Within the Balnearium lithotrophicum genome, the region GAAGGGTAAAGGTAATTGCCGGAACCGGTTCAAATTCAACGCGTGAGGCCATAAGGCTTACAAAGTTTGCGGAGGAGGTTAAGGCTGACGGAGCTCTCCTTATAACTCCCTACTACAACAAACCGAACCAGGAAGGTTTATACCTTCACTTTAAAACCGTTGCAGAGGCCGTTTCCATTCCGATTGTTCTTTACAACGTTCCGGGAAGAACGGGAGTAAATATGTTTCCGGAGACAGTTGCGAGACTCTCAGAAATAGACAACATTGTTGCCATAAAGGAGGCAACCGGAAGTACAAACGTTGCAACTGAAATAATTAACCTGTGTGGAGATAAAATCTCGGTTCTTTCCGGCGACGACCAGACATTCTTTCCACTACTTTCTGTAGGAGCAAAGGGGGTTATATCTGTAACTGCAAACGTTGTTCCTGAACGGGTCGTTGAGATGTACTTCTCCTTTAAAAATGGAAACTGGGAGAAGGCTTCGGAGATTCACAGAGAAATCTATCCTCTTTCAAAGGTCTTGTTCATTGATACAAATCCTATTCCTGTTAAAACGGCTCTTTGGATGATGGGAAGGATGGAGAAGGAGTTTAGACTTCCACTCTGTCCTACAACTCCTGAAAAGGAGGAGAAAATCAGAAAAGTTCTTAAGGAGTATGGAATCATAAGTTGAGTTTAACTTAGTCTGGAGATTTACTATGGAAAACTGGGCGAAAATAGTAATAGGTGATAGTCGGAAAATGTTAGAAGTGGAAGATGACTCTGTTCAATTAGTTGTTACTTCTCCACCATACTGGTCTATTAAAAATTATGGTACGGAAAACCAAATTGGTTATGGTCAAACTCTTCATGAATATTTAAAGGATTTATACAGGGTTTGGAAGGAATCTTATAGGGTGCTAGAACCGGGTCGAAGGTTGGTTATTAACATAGGTGACCAGTTTGCAAGGTCTATCATTTATGGGAGGTACAAAATTATCCCTCTCCATGCAGAAATAATTGCGCAGTGTGAGGAAATTGGGTTTGATTATATGGGTTCCATAATCTGGCAGAAAAAAACCACAATGAATACAACCGGCGGAGCAAATGTGATGGGTTCTTATCCCTACCCGCCGAATGGAATGGTTGAGATTGATTATGAATATATTTTGATTTTTAAAAAACCGGGAAAAAGTAGGAAAGTTCCCAAGGAAATTAAAGAAAAATCCAAGTTAACAAAAGAGGAGTGGAAGGAGTTTTTTTCAGGACACTGGTACTTTGGTGGAGTTAGACAGATAGAACATCAGGCAATGTTTCCCGAAGAGCTTCCTAATAGAGTGATAAGGATGTTTTCCTTTGTAGGTGAGACGGTTTTAGACCCTTTTTTAGGAAGCGGAACTACGGCGAAAGTAGCTTTAGAACTGAATAGAAATGTAATTGGCTACGAGATAAATGAGGACTTTTTGCAGGTTATAAGAAAAAAATTGGGAATGGATAACTTGGATTTATTCAGTAGGAGGATTGAAGTAATTAAAAGGAAGAGTCAGATAGTTCCAGAAATTGTGGATTATGTTCCCAGAATACAGGATGCAAAGCCCCTTATTGAGCCTGATAAATTAAGGTTCAATAAAAATAATTTGTATAGAGTGGTTGATATTTTGGAGGATGGAAAATTAAAATTGGATTCGGGGCTTACTGTTAAGTTGCGGGGTATTGTTATAACGGATTTAAAAAGAGCTATTAAGTATTTGAAAGAATATGTTTTAAAGAAGAAAGTTTATTTGAAATTTGATAAAAATTATGTGGCTAATGAGGATTTTTTAGAAGCTTACGTATACTTAAAAAACAGAATTTTTATCAATGCTCAATTAATTAAGCTTGGAACTGCAACAACAGAAAGGCATATCAATTTTGACTTTAAAACTAAATTTCTAAAGTTAGAGAAAGAGAATCTAAAGTTGTGTAGTGAGGATTTAGGTGGAATTTAAAATAAAAACAGAGGAAATAAGAAAGTTAATGGAAATTGATGCTCCTGAGTTCCCAAAATATGCAACTCAAATACTTAACTTGGCCAATCAAAATGCTCAAGCAACCAGACCTAAGGTTGTAGGGCAGATGAGTGAACTCATAAAGGAATTTTCAGGTAAAACTTTAGAGGAATGGGAAGAGTGGTATTTAGAACATTATCCTGATGCGATAGAGAAGGCTACTAAAAAAGTTTTGGAGATGGTTGATAATTTTAGGAAAGTTATAAACCAAATTGATGAATCAATGGTTAGAAAGTGGATTAGAGACTTAGTAATTGTAAAAACTTTCGTTGGCTTAAGGTTCCAGGAAGCAATATTGAGGAAAGTTGCTGATAAGTTCAGCTTAGATTATAGACTTTCAACGCCTGAGGAGGAAAGTAAAGGTATTGATGGTTATATTGGAAGTGTTCCTGTAAGTTTGAAACCTAAAAGTTATCAAGCTAAAGAAATGTTACCTGAAGAAATAAAAATAGACATCATTTACTATGAAAAGCAAAAGGATGGATTAAAGATTACAATTCCTCCTGCTTTAGAGAAAAAACTCAAAATTCAAAGGAATAATGAGGCTTAGAATTTTCTAACCAAATTTGGAGTTATAAAGTGAGTTTAGCTGCTGGAGTTGACTATAGGGATTTAGAGAGACTCTTTGACTACTTTGAGATAAGGGATAAGGATGTTAAGAATCTAAGGTTTTTGGGAAATATCCTCCTTCCCTACAAGGAGGAGTTTGCAGATGCCTTTTATGACAATTTAATGAAGTTTGAAGATA harbors:
- a CDS encoding DNA methyltransferase, with protein sequence MENWAKIVIGDSRKMLEVEDDSVQLVVTSPPYWSIKNYGTENQIGYGQTLHEYLKDLYRVWKESYRVLEPGRRLVINIGDQFARSIIYGRYKIIPLHAEIIAQCEEIGFDYMGSIIWQKKTTMNTTGGANVMGSYPYPPNGMVEIDYEYILIFKKPGKSRKVPKEIKEKSKLTKEEWKEFFSGHWYFGGVRQIEHQAMFPEELPNRVIRMFSFVGETVLDPFLGSGTTAKVALELNRNVIGYEINEDFLQVIRKKLGMDNLDLFSRRIEVIKRKSQIVPEIVDYVPRIQDAKPLIEPDKLRFNKNNLYRVVDILEDGKLKLDSGLTVKLRGIVITDLKRAIKYLKEYVLKKKVYLKFDKNYVANEDFLEAYVYLKNRIFINAQLIKLGTATTERHINFDFKTKFLKLEKENLKLCSEDLGGI
- the dapA gene encoding 4-hydroxy-tetrahydrodipicolinate synthase, encoding MFEGIYVAIPTPFKNGSVDRGALKEHIEFLIENGVDGIVPCGTTGESATLSYEEHEEVIALTIEQSRGRVKVIAGTGSNSTREAIRLTKFAEEVKADGALLITPYYNKPNQEGLYLHFKTVAEAVSIPIVLYNVPGRTGVNMFPETVARLSEIDNIVAIKEATGSTNVATEIINLCGDKISVLSGDDQTFFPLLSVGAKGVISVTANVVPERVVEMYFSFKNGNWEKASEIHREIYPLSKVLFIDTNPIPVKTALWMMGRMEKEFRLPLCPTTPEKEEKIRKVLKEYGIIS
- a CDS encoding MjaI family restriction endonuclease, which translates into the protein MEFKIKTEEIRKLMEIDAPEFPKYATQILNLANQNAQATRPKVVGQMSELIKEFSGKTLEEWEEWYLEHYPDAIEKATKKVLEMVDNFRKVINQIDESMVRKWIRDLVIVKTFVGLRFQEAILRKVADKFSLDYRLSTPEEESKGIDGYIGSVPVSLKPKSYQAKEMLPEEIKIDIIYYEKQKDGLKITIPPALEKKLKIQRNNEA